A DNA window from Daucus carota subsp. sativus chromosome 3, DH1 v3.0, whole genome shotgun sequence contains the following coding sequences:
- the LOC108214126 gene encoding ABC transporter C family member 5 — protein MGISLLLEINQAISDLSAKRRRFSATNSPSEALHGLPILELSSICINLTLLLVFLFIVSAKQVYLCLGRIRVDKEGSNGNSVPIRRRDSEIQSIVIGNWYKATAFCCFYVLFVQVLVLGYDGIGLIRESTEKRSRNWTLVLSPAAQSLAWLALSFSTLYCKFRPSEKFPLLLRVWWGASFVICLCTLYADGNKFLTKGSKLFNSHVLANFALTPALAFLSLAASRGDTGIQVCRNSDLQEPLLVEEEAGCLRVTPYNEAGIFSLATLSWLNPVLSLGAKRPLELKDIPLLAPKDRSKTNYKVLNSNWEKLKAEDPTGQPYLAWAILKSFWKEAAVNAIFAGLNTLVSYVGPYLISYFVDYLGGIETFPHEGYILAGVFFAAKLVETLTTRQWYLGVDILGMHVRSALTAMVYKKGLRLSSAAKQGHSSGEIVNYMAVDVQRVGDYSWYLHDIWMLPMQIVLALAILYKNVGIATVATLIATIISIVATIPLARFQENYQDNLMSAKDERMRKTSECLRNMRILKLQAWEERYRLKLEEMRGVEFKWLRKALYSQAFITFIFWSSPIFVSAVTFGTAILLGDKLTAGAVLSALATFRILQEPLRNFPDLVAMMAQTKVSLDRITGFLQDEELQDDAITVLPRGSTNVAIEIKDGEFCWDGSSSSITLSGIQMKVEKGMCVAVCGMVGSGKSSFLSCILGEIPKISGEVRVCGSSAYVSQSAWIQSGNIEENILFGSPMDKAKYKSVIHACSLEKDLELFSHGDQTIIGDRGINLSGGQKQRVQLARALYQDADIYLLDDPFSAVDAHTGSELFKEYIMTALATKTVVYVTHQVEFLPAADLILVIKEGRIIQAGKYDELLQAGTDFDALVSAHHEAIEAMDIPNQSSEDSDDHHPLEGSILLSKKCESIGGNLESLGKEVQEVGSTSDLKPIKEKKKAKRSRKKQLVQEEERERGKISMKVYLSYMAAAYKGLLIPLIILAQTLFQVLQIASNWWMAWANPQTKGDQAKASNMVLIVVYMALAFGSSWFIFVRAVLVATFGLAAAQKLFLKMLRNVFRAPMSFFDSTPAGRILNRVSVDQSVVDLDIPFRLGGFASTTIQLIGIVGVMTQVTWQILLLVIPMAIACLWMQKYYMASSRELVRIVSIQKSPVIHLFSESIAGAATIRGFGQEKRFMKRNIYLLDCFARPFFCSLSAIEWLCLRMELLSTFVFAFCMFLLVTIPHGSIDPSMAGLAVTYGLNLNARLSRWILSFCKLENKIISIERIHQYCNIPSEAPPVIEDNRPPTLWPEEGTIELIDLKVRYKENLPVVLHGVSCRFPGGMKIGIVGRTGSGKSTLIQALFRMIEPEGGSIVIDNIDISTIGLHDLRSRLSIIPQDPTLFEGTIRANLDPLSEHSDAEIWEALDKSQLGEIVRHKEQKLDAPVLENGDNWSVGQRQLVSLGRALLKQARILVLDEATASVDSATDNLIQKIIRTEFKDCTVCTIAHRIPTVIDSDLVLVLSDGRVAEFDAPARLLEDKSSMFLKLVSEYSTRSSGIPDL, from the exons ATGGGTATCAGTCTTTTGTTGGAAATTAATCAAGCAATCTCTGATTTATCAGCCAAAAGAAGGAGATTTTCGGCGACAAATAGTCCCTCTGAGGCTCTTCATGGCTTGCCTATATTGGAATTGTCATCAATTTGCATCAACTTGACATTGTTGCTCGTGTTTCTGTTCATTGTGTCGGCGAAACAGGTATATTTGTGCCTTGGTCGAATTCGAGTTGATAAAGAGGGTTCTAATGGGAATTCAGTCCCGATTAGGCGTCGTGATAGTGAGATTCAGAGTATTGTGATTGGTAATTGGTATAAAGCTACAGCCTTTTGTTGCTTTTATGTGCTGTTTGTGCAAGTATTGGTATTAGGTTATGATGGTATTGGTTTGATAAGGGAGTCCACAGAAAAGAGGAGTAGAAATTGGACGTTGGTGCTTTCTCCTGCAGCTCAGAGTTTAGCTTGGCTCGCTTTGAGTTTTTCAACACTTTATTGTAAATTTAGGCCCTCGGAGAAATTTCCGTTGCTGTTAAGGGTTTGGTGGGGTGCATCATTTGTGATCTGTCTGTGTACTTTGTATGCTGATGGAAACAAATTTTTGACCAAAGGCTCAAAACTTTTCAACTCTCATGTCCTGGCAAATTTTGCGTTAACCCCTGCCCTTGCTTTTTTAAGTTTAGCCGCATCCAGGGGTGACACTGGTATTCAGGTATGCAGAAACTCTGATCTTCAGGAGCCTTTGCTAGTCGAAGAAGAAGCAGGGTGCCTTAGGGTTACTCCTTACAATGAAGCTGGTATCTTTAGTTTGGCCACACTTTCGTGGCTAAACCCAGTTCTTTCTTTAGGTGCAAAGAGACCACTTGAACTGAAAGACATTCCGCTTCTTGCCCCAAAAGACCGTTCTAAGACAAATTATAAAGTTTTAAATTCCAACTGGGAGAAGTTGAAGGCTGAAGATCCTACCGGGCAACCTTATTTAGCTTGGGCAATCCTCAAATCATTCTGGAAAGAGGCAGCAGTTAATGCCATTTTTGCAGGCTTGAATACTCTTGTTTCATATGTAGGTCCATACTTGATTAGTTACTTTGTGGATTACTTGGGAGGAATTGAGACTTTCCCCCACGAAGGGTATATCCTTGCCGGAGTCTTTTTTGCAGCTAAGCTAGTGGAGACCTTAACAACACGTCAATGGTATCTTGGAGTAGACATATTAGGGATGCATGTCAGATCGGCTCTCACAGCAATGGTGTACAAAAAGGGGCTCAGGCTCTCAAGTGCTGCAAAGCAAGGTCATTCCAGTGGAGAGATCGTCAATTACATGGCCGTTGATGTTCAAAGAGTAGGGGACTATTCCTGGTATCTCCATGACATATGGATGCTTCCTATGCAGATAGTACTTGCCCTTGCCATCCTTTACAAAAATGTTGGTATTGCTACAGTTGCAACATTGATTGCCACCATAATCTCCATTGTGGCCACTATTCCCTTGGCAAGGTTTCAGGAAAATTACCAAGACAACTTAATGTCTGCAAAAGATGAAAGAATGAGGAAGACTTCGGAGTGTCTTAGAAACATGAGGATTCTCAAGCTACAAGCCTGGGAGGAGAGATACCGTCTGAAACTGGAGGAGATGCGGGGCGTGGAATTCAAATGGTTACGTAAAGCTCTTTACTCACAGGCATTTATTACTTTTATATTCTGGAGCTCCCCTATATTTGTTTCAGCTGTCACTTTTGGAACTGCAATATTGTTAGGGGACAAGCTTACAGCAGGGGCCGTCCTTTCTGCCCTGGCCACTTTCAGAATTCTACAAGAGCCTTTGAGGAATTTTCCAGACTTAGTTGCGATGATGGCTCAGACAAAAGTTTCTCTTGATCGAATCACTGGATTCCTACAGGATGAAGAGTTGCAGGATGATGCAATCACAGTGTTACCCCGAGGAAGCACAAATGTGGCAATAGAAATAAAAGATGGTGAATTTTGCTGGGATGGTTCTTCTTCAAGCATCACATTATCAGGCATACAAATGAAGGTGGAAAAGGGTATGTGTGTAGCTGTATGCGGCATGGTTGGCTCTGGGAAATCAAGCTTTCTTTCCTGCATTCTTGGTGAGATTCCCAAAATCTCTGGCGAA GTTAGAGTATGCGGATCCTCTGCTTATGTCTCACAGTCAGCTTGGATACAATCAGGAAATATAgaagaaaatatactttttggTAGCCCAATGGACAAGGCAAAATATAAGAGTGTAATTCATGCTTGTTCGCTAGAAAAAGATTTGGAGCTTTTTTCACATGGTGATCAGACAATTATTGGTGACAGAGGCATAAATCTGAGTGGTGGCCAGAAGCAACGTGTGCAGCTTGCCAGAGCACTCTATCAAGATGCGGACATCTATTTACTTGATGATCCCTTCAGTGCTGTTGACGCACACACAGGTTCTGAACTATTCAAG GAATACATCATGACAGCATTAGCTACTAAGACTGTAGTTTATGTGACCCATCAAGTTGAATTTCTGCCAGCAGCTGATTTAATACTG GTTATTAAAGAAGGTCGTATTATTCAAGCTGGGAAATATGATGAACTTCTGCAAGCAGGCACTGATTTTGATGCTCTGGTGTCTGCTCATCATGAAGCTATAGAAGCTATGGATATTCCCAATCAATCCTCTGAAGACTCAGATGACCATCATCCACTTGAAGGTTCTATTCTTCTGAGTAAAAAATGCGAATCGATAGGAGGTAACTTGGAGAGTTTGGGAAAGGAAGTGCAAGAGGTTGGATCTACTTCAGATCTGAAACCGattaaagagaaaaagaaagcgAAACGGTCAAGGAAAAAACAGCTTGTTCAGGAAGAGGAGAGAGAACGCGGGAAAATTAGCATGAAGGTGTACTTATCATATATGGCTGCGGCATATAAGGGCCTATTGATTCCTCTTATTATCCTAGCCCAGACATTATTCCAAGTTCTTCAGATAGCTAGTAATTGGTGGATGGCTTGGGCAAACCCCCAAACCAAAGGGGACCAAGCAAAAGCAAGTAATATGGTTCTTATTGTTGTTTATATGGCCCTTGCTTTTGGGAGTTCCTGGTTTATCTTTGTCAGGGCTGTACTAGTAGCAACATTTGGTCTTGCAGCTGCGCAGAAATTGTTCTTGAAAATGCTCAGAAATGTGTTTAGAGCACCGATGTCTTTCTTTGACTCTACTCCAGCTGGTCGGATCTTGAATCGT GTGTCAGTTGATCAAAGTGTAGTTGACCTAGACATACCCTTTAGACTTGGCGGGTTTGCATCAACCACAATTCAACTTATTGGTATAGTTGGTGTTATGACTCAAGTTACCTGGCAAATTCTGCTTCTTGTTATACCCATGGCCATTGCTTGTTTGTGGATGCAG AAATACTATATGGCGTCATCTAGAGAACTGGTCCGTATTGTCAGCATCCAAAAATCGCCAGTAATCCATCTCTTTTCTGAGTCAATTGCTGGAGCAGCAACAATAAGAGGATTTGGGCAAGAAAAGAGATTTATGAAGAGGAACATCTATCTTCTTGATTGTTTTGCCCGTCCGTTCTTCTGCAGTCTATCAGCTATTGAGTGGCTCTGCCTACGTATGGAGTTATTGTCAACATTCGTATTTGCGTTTTGTATGTTTTTGCTAGTGACTATTCCACATGGGAGTATTGATCCAA GTATGGCAGGCCTTGCAGTGACATATGGCCTCAATCTGAATGCCCGTTTATCTCGATGGATACTTAGCTTCTGTAaacttgaaaataaaattatttccatCGAAAGGATTCATCAATATTGCAATATTCCTAGTGAGGCTCCACCAGTTATTGAGGATAATCGTCCCCCAACCTTGTGGCCAGAAGAAGGAACTATAGAATTGATAGATTTAAAG GTTCGTTACAAGGAGAATCTTCCTGTGGTGCTTCATGGTGTGAGTTGCAGATTTCCTGGTGGGATGAAGATTGGAATTGTTGGGCGTACTGGAAGTGGTAAATCAACTTTGATTCAGGCACTGTTCCGCATGATTGAACCCGAAGGCGGCAGTATAGTTATAGACAATATTGACATTTCAACAATTGGTCTCCATGATCTTCGTAGTCGACTAAGCATAATACCCCAGGATCCAACACTATTTGAAGGGACCATTAGGGCAAATCTCGATCCTCTGAGTGAGCACTCAGATGCTGAAATTTGGGAG GCACTTGATAAGTCCCAGCTTGGTGAGATAGTTAGGCACAAGGAGCAGAAGCTTGATGCACCAG TCCTCGAAAACGGAGATAATTGGAGCGTAGGGCAGCGCCAGCTGGTTTCTCTTGGCCGAGCCTTACTGAAGCAGGCAAGAATTCTGGTGCTTGATGAAGCAACTGCCTCCGTTGATTCAGCCACAGATAATCTTATCCAGAAGATTATTAGGACTGAATTTAAGGACTGTACAGTGTGTACTATTGCTCACCGTATCCCAACCGTTATCGATAGTGATTTGGTTCTGGTGCTCAGTGACG GACGTGTCGCAGAATTTGATGCTCCAGCTCGACTATTAGAGGATAAATCTTCCATGTTTCTTAAGTTGGTCTCTGAATATTCGACAAGATCTTCTGGAATCCCCGATTTATGA
- the LOC135151593 gene encoding LRR receptor-like serine/threonine-protein kinase ERL1, with translation MVHFEKPSYHLLFVVFSLLLLPSSLATREEGEALVTWKNSLSPSSFLESWSSTNLNNLCNWTGITCNSEASVSEINLSQKQLQGTLAEFRFNLLPSLKTFTISSNNFTGPIPSDIGNLTKLQDLDFSFNFLNGSIPYQVSHLQRLRVLDLSYNLLEAPNWSEFSPIPSLTKLYLRSNNLASKFPGFISSCQSLTYLDLSHNFITGDLAQESVFNKLINLESFSIRNNSIEGPFPPSIFSLSKLRFLDLSRNNFSGSIPRNIGLLRHLEYLSLFFNSFEGSIPSSIGLLRKLQLLDIGYNYLNSSIPREIGLLTNLSELYLNVNSLTGKIPSELGLLTKLNYIILFSNNLTGDIPSEIGNLKLLTRLLLGSNHLTGSVADSISNLSNLEFLGLPNNRFSGSIPSDFWKKYKSLLYIDSRNNNLSGSIQGFDANLNLTFINLSGNHFTGILFTLFYFLCFEIYVV, from the coding sequence ATGGTACACTTTGAAAAGCCTTCTTATCACCTTTTATTTGTAGTATTTTCTCTACTCTTACTTCCATCCAGCCTTGCAACAAGAGAAGAAGGAGAAGCTCTAGTGACCTGGAAGAACAGCCTGTCCCCGTCCTCGTTCCTCGAATCTTGGTCCTCAACCAATCTCAACAATCTTTGTAACTGGACTGGCATTACCTGCAACTCCGAGGCCTCAGTATCTGAAATCAACCTTTCACAAAAACAACTCCAAGGAACGCTTGCTGAGTTCCGTTTCAATTTGCTACCAAGTCTAAAAACTTTTACGATCAGTAGTAACAACTTCACTGGTCCAATTCCATCAGATATTGGAAATTTAACAAAGCTTCAAGACCTCGATTTTAGCTTTAATTTTCTCAATGGTTCTATACCATATCAGGTTAGTCATCTTCAGAGGTTGCGCGTCTTAGACCTGTCATATAATCTCCTGGAAGCTCCAAATTGGTCCGAGTTTTCGCCCATCCCTTCCTTGACTAAACTTTATCTCAGATCAAATAATCTTGCCTCCAAATTTCCAGGATTTATATCCAGTTGTCAGAGCCTGACTTATCTTGATCTTTCACATAACTTTATAACAGGCGATCTCGCGCAAGAATCAGTTTTCAACAAATTGATAAATCTTGAGTCCTTCTCTATTCGTAATAATTCTATTGAGGGGCCGTTTCCACCAAGTATATTTTCTCTTTCCAAATTACGATTTCTTGACCTATCAAGAAATAACTTTTCAGGTTCTATTCCCCGGAATATAGGATTGCTTCGTCATCTTGAATATCTCAGCTTGTTTTTTAATTCATTCGAGGGCAGTATACCTTCATCTATTGGTCTACTTAGGAAGCTTCAATTACTAGATATcggatataattatttaaattccaGTATTCCTCGTGAAATCGGGCTTTTGACTAATCTCAGCGAATTATATCTCAATGTCAATAGTCTTACTGGCAAAATTCCTTCTGAGCTCGGCCTCTTGACTAAGCTCaactatataattcttttttccAATAATTTGACCGGAGATATTCCATCTGAAATCGGAAACCTGAAGCTACTGACTCGGCTTCTCCTCGGGTCTAATCATTTGACTGGATCGGTTGCAGACTCCATTTCTAATCTCAGTAATCTAGAGTTTCTTGGTCTACCTAATAACAGATTTTCTGGAAGTATTCCTAGTGACTTctggaaaaaatataaatcGTTATTATACATCGACTCCAGGAACAACAATTTGTCAGGAAGCATTCAGGGATTTGATGCTAATCTGAATCTTACTTTCATTAATCTGAGCGGAAACCATTTTACAGGTATACTTTTCACCTTATtttacttcctctgttttgaaatatatgtcgtttga